The proteins below come from a single Tolypothrix sp. NIES-4075 genomic window:
- a CDS encoding neuraminidase-like domain-containing protein, whose product MPSKFWVCHQIAEDIRKAIRARYDQEDWEQLVKPLNDELRENQKLALISYLLVQEDLIKWGVVDADSLFEFFLIDVQMDACMETSRIKQAISSVQLFVQRCFLGLEDKKD is encoded by the coding sequence ATGCCATCGAAGTTTTGGGTATGTCACCAAATTGCTGAAGACATCCGCAAAGCTATCCGCGCTCGCTACGACCAGGAGGATTGGGAACAGCTCGTCAAACCGCTTAATGACGAGCTGCGTGAAAACCAGAAACTAGCCTTAATTAGTTACCTGCTTGTGCAAGAGGATTTGATTAAATGGGGTGTGGTGGATGCTGACAGCTTGTTTGAATTTTTCCTGATTGACGTGCAGATGGATGCTTGCATGGAAACATCCCGCATTAAGCAGGCAATTTCGAGTGTGCAGTTGTTTGTTCAACGTTGTTTTCTGGGGCTGGAAGACAAGAAAGACC